From a region of the Rhodothermales bacterium genome:
- a CDS encoding NAD-dependent epimerase/dehydratase family protein has protein sequence MRRILVTGAAGQIGSELTISLREKYGAQNVLATDINPKPSADLLDTGPYELLSILDPDSLAHIAYRYDIDAVFHLAAILSATAEGNPDFAWNVNINGLKNVLDIARQKNMVRVIVPSSIAVFGPSTPKEHTPQDTVLRPGTMYGVTKAAGELLCDYYCSKYNLDVRGIRYPGLISWKVEPGGGTTDYAVSIFYSAVRGEPFTCFVGPETVLPMMYMPDAIKAMLQLAEADGGKLTYKNAYNLTAFSFAARELEEAIKQHIPDLAVTYAPDYHQDIADGWPATIDDTAARKDWGWKPDYDLQRMTMDMIENLKAKLT, from the coding sequence ATGCGCAGAATTCTGGTAACCGGCGCAGCCGGCCAGATTGGATCCGAGTTGACCATTTCGCTTCGCGAGAAGTACGGTGCCCAGAACGTCCTCGCAACCGACATCAATCCGAAACCCAGTGCGGATCTGCTCGACACGGGGCCGTATGAACTCCTGAGTATTCTGGATCCTGACTCGCTCGCTCACATCGCGTATCGCTACGACATCGATGCGGTCTTTCATCTCGCAGCCATACTGTCCGCAACGGCCGAGGGCAATCCTGACTTCGCCTGGAACGTCAACATCAACGGACTAAAGAACGTCCTCGACATCGCACGCCAGAAGAACATGGTACGTGTGATCGTCCCGAGTTCGATTGCCGTGTTCGGCCCGTCCACGCCAAAAGAACACACACCACAGGATACCGTGCTGCGACCCGGTACCATGTACGGTGTCACGAAAGCAGCGGGCGAACTTCTGTGCGACTACTACTGCAGCAAGTACAATCTCGACGTACGGGGAATCCGCTATCCCGGACTGATCTCCTGGAAAGTTGAACCCGGTGGAGGCACGACCGACTACGCAGTATCCATCTTCTATTCTGCTGTGCGTGGAGAACCGTTCACGTGCTTCGTAGGACCGGAGACGGTTCTCCCGATGATGTACATGCCCGACGCCATCAAAGCGATGCTACAGCTTGCGGAAGCCGACGGTGGTAAACTCACATACAAGAATGCGTACAACCTGACCGCCTTCAGCTTTGCGGCGCGTGAATTGGAAGAGGCGATCAAGCAGCATATCCCCGATCTTGCCGTCACCTACGCTCCTGACTATCATCAGGACATTGCAGACGGATGGCCCGCCACCATCGATGATACCGCAGCCCGGAAGGACTGGGGATGGAAACCGGACTACGACCTGCAGCGGATGACGATGGACATGATCGAGAATCTGAAAGCCAAGCTGACTTAG
- the kbl gene encoding glycine C-acetyltransferase, translating to MYGKIKNDLIGELQDVREAGLYKEERYIHSPQGADISVEFPEAAPTEHVVNFCANNYLGLSSHPAVLEAAQEGLNSRGFGMSSVRFICGTQDLHRELEQRLSDYLGTDDTILYSSCFDANGGLFEVFMKADDAILTDALNHASIIDGIRLSKAKRFIYQHDDMADLERKLQQSQPARYRMIMTDGAFSMDGTIAQLDKICDLADKYDALVVMDDCHCTGFLGDGGRGSHEYRGVMGRVDLITSTLGKAMGGASGGFTSGRREMIEMLRQRSRPYLFSNSISPVIAAASLKVLDLITDSSELRDKLHANTRYFRENMTRIGYDIKPGVHPIVPIMLYNAKLSQDIARELYAEGIYVIGFFFPVVPKGAARIRVQLSAAHEQEHLERAVNAFEKVGKKYGILGKTREEIVEMYPD from the coding sequence ATGTACGGAAAGATCAAGAACGACCTGATCGGCGAACTGCAGGATGTCCGCGAGGCCGGTCTCTACAAGGAAGAACGATATATCCACAGTCCGCAGGGAGCGGATATTTCGGTCGAGTTTCCCGAAGCTGCGCCGACCGAGCATGTGGTCAACTTCTGCGCGAACAATTATCTCGGACTCTCCAGCCATCCGGCCGTTCTGGAGGCCGCGCAGGAGGGACTCAACAGCCGCGGTTTCGGTATGTCGTCGGTAAGATTCATCTGCGGGACGCAGGATCTGCATCGGGAGCTGGAGCAGCGTCTCTCAGATTATCTCGGAACCGACGACACGATCCTGTACTCGTCCTGCTTCGATGCGAACGGGGGACTGTTCGAGGTCTTCATGAAAGCGGACGACGCCATCCTGACCGATGCGCTGAACCATGCCTCGATCATCGACGGCATCCGGCTAAGCAAGGCCAAGCGATTCATCTACCAGCATGATGACATGGCGGATCTGGAGCGCAAGCTTCAGCAGTCGCAGCCGGCCCGTTACCGCATGATCATGACCGACGGCGCATTCTCGATGGACGGAACGATTGCTCAGCTCGACAAGATCTGCGACCTCGCCGACAAGTACGATGCGCTGGTCGTGATGGACGACTGCCACTGCACGGGTTTTCTGGGGGATGGTGGTCGCGGTTCGCACGAGTATCGCGGTGTGATGGGCCGGGTCGACCTGATCACCAGCACCCTTGGCAAGGCGATGGGTGGTGCTTCCGGCGGGTTCACGTCGGGCCGCAGGGAGATGATCGAAATGCTGCGGCAGCGTTCTCGACCGTACCTGTTCTCGAACAGCATATCGCCCGTCATTGCGGCGGCGTCGCTCAAGGTTCTGGATCTGATCACCGATAGCTCCGAGTTGCGCGACAAACTGCACGCCAACACGCGGTATTTCCGCGAGAACATGACACGGATCGGATACGACATCAAGCCGGGGGTACATCCCATCGTACCCATCATGTTGTACAACGCGAAGTTGTCGCAAGACATCGCCCGCGAGCTGTACGCCGAGGGCATCTACGTGATCGGCTTCTTCTTCCCTGTAGTGCCTAAAGGAGCGGCTCGAATCCGGGTGCAGCTCTCTGCGGCGCATGAGCAGGAACACCTCGAGCGTGCAGTCAATGCATTCGAGAAGGTGGGAAAGAAATACGGCATCCTTGGCAAGACGCGCGAGGAGATTGTCGAGATGTACCCCGATTAG
- a CDS encoding nodulation protein NfeD, with the protein MIGSNCIFSLSRVLACAFLCFAVMSARAQSSSDSSLVVLLQIEDQAITPVTQGFIDRVIAEAEESRAQCVIIALDTPGGLMESTRKIVKRIIASEVPIVVYVYPSGARAASAGLFVTLSAHVAAMAPGTHIGAAHPVQLGGLPGSPSEQPVSDTTAARDAGIMEEKVLNDAVAWVRSLADMHGRNADWAELAVTESKSIPEDEALEINVVDIVAKDVTELLLVIDGRPVELQMGPDTLRTQNASISRAEMWWGEKLLGVISNPNIAFLLIIFGFYGILFELYSPGWGVGGTVGIICLLSGFFALAILPVNYTGLALIILALAMFVAEVFITSYGALTFGGVICLILGGVMLIDSPFEIMRISFAVLIPVALATAGITFFLLGRIVAAHRKRVLTGSEGLIGVAAFADADFLPDEGRFRGFVKVHGELWKATCGVPVTGGQTVWVTEVDGLTLGVTHRKASKTHT; encoded by the coding sequence ATGATCGGATCGAACTGCATATTCTCGCTATCGCGTGTCCTTGCATGCGCATTCCTGTGTTTTGCGGTCATGTCGGCGCGGGCACAGTCGAGCTCTGATTCCAGCCTCGTCGTGTTACTTCAGATCGAGGATCAGGCGATTACTCCGGTAACGCAGGGATTCATCGACCGGGTAATCGCGGAGGCCGAGGAATCGAGAGCACAGTGCGTCATCATCGCGCTCGACACACCGGGCGGATTGATGGAGTCGACACGCAAGATCGTCAAGCGGATCATCGCCAGTGAGGTTCCGATAGTCGTCTACGTGTATCCGTCCGGAGCGCGGGCGGCATCGGCCGGGTTGTTCGTCACGCTCTCCGCCCACGTGGCTGCCATGGCGCCAGGCACTCACATCGGAGCAGCGCATCCGGTGCAACTGGGCGGACTTCCAGGCAGTCCGTCAGAGCAACCGGTCTCCGACACGACCGCAGCACGGGATGCAGGGATCATGGAAGAGAAGGTGCTCAACGACGCGGTGGCGTGGGTTCGCTCGCTCGCAGACATGCACGGCCGTAACGCAGACTGGGCGGAACTTGCCGTCACCGAGAGCAAATCGATTCCCGAGGACGAGGCGCTCGAAATCAACGTTGTCGACATCGTGGCAAAAGACGTAACGGAGCTGTTGCTCGTGATCGACGGGCGGCCGGTCGAACTGCAGATGGGCCCGGACACGCTCAGAACACAGAACGCCTCCATATCACGGGCCGAAATGTGGTGGGGCGAGAAACTGCTCGGCGTGATATCGAATCCGAACATCGCGTTTCTCTTGATCATTTTTGGATTCTATGGGATACTGTTCGAGCTATACAGCCCGGGATGGGGAGTGGGCGGCACCGTCGGCATCATATGCCTGCTCAGTGGCTTCTTCGCGTTGGCAATTCTTCCCGTTAATTACACAGGGCTGGCCCTGATTATTCTCGCACTGGCCATGTTCGTCGCCGAGGTGTTCATCACAAGCTATGGAGCGCTCACATTCGGTGGAGTGATCTGCCTGATTCTCGGAGGCGTGATGCTGATCGACTCTCCATTCGAGATCATGCGGATCTCGTTCGCCGTGCTGATCCCGGTTGCGCTGGCCACGGCGGGCATCACGTTCTTCCTGCTGGGTCGAATCGTCGCCGCCCACCGCAAGCGCGTGCTTACCGGCTCGGAGGGGTTGATCGGCGTAGCTGCATTCGCAGACGCAGACTTTCTTCCGGACGAAGGAAGATTCCGTGGGTTTGTCAAGGTTCACGGCGAGTTGTGGAAGGCGACGTGCGGCGTGCCTGTGACTGGCGGACAGACTGTCTGGGTGACCGAGGTTGACGGGCTGACGCTCGGCGTCACACATCGAAAGGCTTCCAAAACACACACGTGA
- a CDS encoding slipin family protein — translation MVQSIGLALAIIVLYLLSCIRILFEYQRAVVFRLGRVLEPAKGPGLIMVFWPVDRMVRVSLRLFVQDVPTQDVITIDNVSVKVNAVVYFRVVDPMRAILEVEDYYYATSQLCQTTLRSIVGQIELDELLAEREKINRRLQEVIDTQSDPWGIKVSLVEVKHVDLPDHMQRAMAKQAESERERRAKVIHAEGEFQAAEKLRQAAAIIQNHPMAMQMRFLQTLVDVGAEHNTTIVFPVPIDLLKGMIPKDD, via the coding sequence ATCGTTCAGTCTATTGGGTTGGCTCTCGCCATCATCGTCCTCTATCTCCTGAGTTGCATACGCATTCTGTTCGAATACCAGCGGGCGGTCGTCTTTCGACTGGGCAGGGTTCTTGAACCGGCCAAAGGCCCCGGACTCATCATGGTTTTCTGGCCCGTAGACCGGATGGTGCGGGTCAGCCTTCGCCTGTTCGTCCAGGATGTGCCAACGCAGGACGTCATCACGATCGACAACGTATCTGTCAAGGTGAACGCTGTTGTGTACTTCCGGGTCGTCGACCCAATGAGGGCAATCCTGGAGGTCGAGGACTACTACTACGCAACGAGTCAGCTCTGCCAGACAACGCTACGCAGCATCGTCGGCCAGATCGAACTCGATGAGCTTCTCGCCGAGCGGGAAAAGATCAACCGTCGGCTGCAAGAGGTCATCGACACGCAATCCGACCCCTGGGGCATTAAGGTGTCCCTCGTTGAGGTCAAGCACGTGGACTTACCGGACCACATGCAGCGCGCGATGGCCAAACAGGCCGAAAGCGAACGCGAGCGCAGAGCAAAAGTCATCCACGCGGAGGGGGAATTCCAGGCGGCGGAGAAACTGCGGCAGGCGGCAGCCATCATCCAGAACCATCCGATGGCCATGCAGATGCGGTTTCTGCAGACACTGGTAGACGTTGGAGCCGAGCACAATACCACCATCGTGTTTCCCGTTCCGATCGACCTGCTGAAGGGGATGATTCCCAAAGACGATTGA
- a CDS encoding carbon-nitrogen hydrolase family protein, whose amino-acid sequence MRVALVQHRASKDRSANLERGLSAARRAADDGARLICFCELAFDRFYPAVPASGDVAGLAEPIPGPTTEAFAELAASKSVVIVLNVFERDGDRTFDTSPVIDADGTLLGRTRMVHITDYPCFHEQGYYAPGDRGAPVYDTAVGKVGVAICYDRHYPEYMRALAVAGAEIVVVPQAGATGEWPDGLYEAEMTVAAFQNGYFVALCNRVGEEDSLTFAGESFVCDPSGRVVARAGEGTEETLLCDVDLSDVERSHARRLFMRDRRPELYGDWL is encoded by the coding sequence ATGAGAGTAGCACTTGTTCAGCATCGAGCCTCGAAGGACCGCTCCGCGAATCTTGAACGAGGGTTGAGCGCGGCCCGGCGCGCCGCGGACGATGGTGCCCGGTTGATCTGCTTTTGTGAACTCGCGTTCGACCGGTTCTATCCCGCAGTTCCGGCAAGCGGAGACGTAGCCGGCCTGGCGGAGCCGATACCCGGTCCCACGACCGAGGCATTCGCGGAGTTGGCCGCATCGAAGTCCGTAGTGATTGTGCTGAACGTCTTCGAGCGAGACGGTGATCGCACCTTCGACACGTCGCCGGTGATCGATGCCGACGGCACGCTGTTGGGCCGGACGCGCATGGTTCACATCACAGACTATCCCTGCTTTCATGAACAGGGTTACTATGCCCCCGGAGATCGCGGGGCGCCGGTTTACGATACGGCGGTGGGAAAAGTGGGCGTGGCGATCTGTTATGACCGGCATTACCCGGAGTACATGCGTGCACTGGCCGTTGCCGGGGCCGAAATCGTGGTTGTCCCACAGGCTGGGGCCACTGGAGAATGGCCGGACGGACTGTACGAGGCGGAAATGACCGTCGCGGCATTTCAGAACGGATACTTTGTGGCGCTTTGCAACCGGGTTGGAGAAGAGGATTCTTTGACGTTCGCGGGCGAGTCCTTCGTGTGTGATCCATCCGGACGTGTTGTGGCGCGGGCCGGAGAAGGGACGGAAGAAACGCTGCTGTGCGACGTGGACTTGTCCGACGTGGAGCGCTCACACGCACGACGCCTGTTCATGCGTGACCGCCGGCCGGAATTGTATGGCGACTGGCTATAG